In the genome of Gloeotrichia echinulata CP02, one region contains:
- the secA gene encoding preprotein translocase subunit SecA, which produces MLKTLLGDPNARKLKKYQPYITEIDLLEEEIKALSDEELKGKTVEFKQRLAKGETLDDILPEAFAVVREAGRRVLGLRHFDVQLLGGIILHSGQIAEMKTGEGKTLVATLPSYLNALTGKGVHVITVNDYLARRDAEWMGQVHRFLGLSVGLIQSSMIPSERQKNYECDITYVTNSEIGFDYLRDNMATSMADVVQRPFNYCVIDEVDSILVDEARTPLIISGQVERPTEKYLQAAEIAFRLQKDEHYEVDEKARNVLLSDEGFAQSEELLGVTDLFDPEDPWAHFVFNAIKAKELFLKDVNYIVRNGEVVIVDEFTGRVLPGRRWSDGLHQAIEAKEHVDIQPETQTLATITYQNLFLLYPKLGGMTGTAKTEEPEFEKIYKLEVAVIPTNRIRKRQDLSDMVFKTEAGKWGAIAKECAEMHELGRPVLVGTTSVEKSEYLSRLLKELQIPHELLNARPENVEREAEIVAQAGRKGAVTIATNMAGRGTDIILGGNSEYMSRLKLREFFMPRIVQPEDEDSFGIQRAAGLPSGSGGGQGFVPGRKIKTWRASPEIFPTQLSKEAEQQLKEAVDLAVKEYGDRSLPELEAEEKVAVAAEKAPINDPVIQKLRAAYNRIKHEYEQFTTREHDEVVQIGGLHVIGTERHESRRIDNQLRGRAGRQGDPGSTRFFLSLEDNLLRIFGGDRVAGLMNAFQVEEDMPIESGMLTRSLEGAQKKVETYYYDTRKQVFEYDEVMNNQRRAIYAERRRVLEGQDLKEQVITYAEKTMGEIVDYYINVDLPSEEWELDKLADKVKEFVYLLADLQPNQLEDMSVGEIKAFLHEQVRIAYDIKEAQIDQIQPGLMRQAERFFILQRIDTLWREHLQQMDALRESVGLRGYGQKDPLIEYKSEGYELFLDMMVNIRRDVVYSLFMFQPQPQSMVETSSEMV; this is translated from the coding sequence ATGCTAAAAACTTTGTTGGGCGACCCCAACGCTCGTAAACTTAAAAAATACCAACCTTACATTACGGAAATTGACCTCTTAGAGGAAGAAATTAAAGCCCTTTCCGATGAAGAGTTAAAAGGTAAAACAGTAGAATTTAAACAGCGGCTAGCTAAGGGCGAAACTCTGGATGATATATTACCAGAGGCTTTTGCTGTTGTCCGGGAAGCTGGACGGCGTGTCTTGGGCTTGCGCCACTTTGATGTTCAACTGTTGGGTGGTATCATTCTGCACAGTGGGCAAATTGCGGAAATGAAAACCGGGGAGGGTAAAACCCTGGTGGCAACTTTACCGAGTTATTTAAATGCTCTGACTGGTAAAGGTGTACACGTAATTACGGTAAACGATTACCTGGCTCGTCGGGACGCGGAATGGATGGGACAGGTACATCGTTTCCTGGGGTTGAGTGTGGGGCTAATTCAGTCAAGCATGATTCCCAGTGAACGTCAGAAAAATTACGAGTGTGATATTACTTATGTCACTAACAGTGAAATAGGTTTTGATTACTTGCGGGATAATATGGCTACATCAATGGCTGATGTGGTACAACGCCCCTTCAATTACTGTGTAATTGACGAAGTAGACTCGATTTTGGTTGATGAAGCCCGAACACCGCTGATTATTTCTGGACAGGTGGAAAGACCTACGGAAAAATATCTGCAAGCAGCGGAGATTGCTTTCCGACTGCAAAAAGATGAGCATTACGAGGTGGATGAAAAAGCGCGAAATGTGCTACTGTCAGATGAAGGTTTTGCTCAATCAGAAGAACTTTTGGGCGTGACAGATTTGTTTGACCCGGAAGATCCCTGGGCGCACTTCGTTTTTAATGCGATTAAAGCTAAAGAATTGTTCCTCAAGGACGTTAACTATATCGTCCGCAATGGGGAAGTGGTAATTGTGGATGAGTTTACCGGTCGGGTGTTACCGGGACGGCGTTGGAGTGATGGCTTACACCAAGCGATAGAAGCTAAAGAACATGTAGATATTCAGCCGGAAACCCAAACTCTGGCGACAATTACCTATCAAAACCTGTTTTTGCTTTATCCTAAACTCGGTGGGATGACGGGAACGGCAAAAACTGAAGAACCAGAATTTGAAAAAATCTATAAGCTGGAAGTGGCTGTAATTCCCACCAACAGAATCAGAAAACGCCAAGATTTGTCTGATATGGTGTTTAAGACTGAAGCTGGTAAGTGGGGGGCGATCGCCAAAGAATGTGCCGAAATGCACGAACTCGGTAGACCAGTCCTGGTGGGGACAACCAGTGTGGAAAAATCTGAATATCTCAGCCGTCTACTCAAGGAATTGCAGATTCCCCATGAATTGCTCAACGCCAGACCAGAAAATGTGGAACGGGAAGCAGAAATTGTCGCCCAAGCTGGACGCAAGGGTGCTGTAACTATCGCGACTAACATGGCTGGTAGAGGTACGGATATTATTTTGGGTGGTAACTCCGAGTATATGTCCCGCCTGAAGCTGCGGGAATTCTTTATGCCTCGGATTGTTCAACCGGAAGATGAAGATAGCTTTGGTATCCAAAGGGCTGCGGGTCTACCTAGTGGATCTGGTGGTGGTCAAGGCTTCGTTCCTGGGAGAAAAATCAAAACTTGGCGGGCTTCTCCAGAAATTTTCCCCACTCAGTTGAGTAAAGAGGCTGAACAACAACTCAAAGAAGCTGTAGATTTGGCTGTGAAGGAATATGGCGATCGCAGTTTACCAGAATTGGAAGCCGAAGAAAAGGTAGCTGTGGCAGCGGAAAAAGCTCCTATCAATGATCCGGTCATTCAAAAATTACGGGCTGCTTACAACCGGATTAAGCATGAGTACGAACAATTTACCACCCGCGAACACGATGAAGTTGTCCAAATCGGCGGTTTGCACGTGATTGGTACAGAACGCCATGAATCACGACGGATAGATAACCAGTTGCGGGGACGTGCGGGAAGACAAGGAGACCCCGGTTCAACGAGATTTTTCCTCAGTTTAGAGGATAACTTACTGCGGATTTTTGGGGGCGATCGCGTCGCTGGGTTAATGAATGCTTTCCAAGTGGAAGAAGATATGCCTATCGAATCGGGGATGCTCACCCGCAGTTTGGAAGGCGCCCAGAAAAAAGTCGAAACCTACTACTATGATACCCGCAAACAGGTATTTGAGTACGACGAGGTAATGAATAACCAACGTCGCGCCATCTACGCCGAACGCCGTCGGGTGCTAGAAGGTCAAGACTTGAAGGAACAGGTAATTACCTACGCCGAAAAAACAATGGGTGAAATCGTTGATTACTACATCAACGTAGACCTACCCTCGGAAGAGTGGGAGTTAGACAAGTTGGCGGATAAGGTCAAGGAATTTGTTTATCTGCTGGCTGACTTGCAGCCCAATCAATTAGAGGATATGTCTGTAGGGGAGATTAAAGCCTTTCTCCATGAACAGGTGCGGATAGCCTACGACATCAAGGAAGCCCAAATCGACCAAATTCAGCCTGGGTTAATGCGCCAAGCCGAACGCTTCTTTATCTTGCAACGGATTGATACCCTGTGGCGAGAACACCTACAGCAAATGGACGCCTTGCGCGAATCTGTAGGGTTGCGCGGTTATGGACAAAAAGACCCGCTGATTGAGTACAAGAGCGAGGGATATGAATTGTTCTTGGATATGATGGTGAATATTCGCCGAGATGTGGTATACTCTCTGTTCATGTTCCAGCCCCAGCCGCAGTCGATGGTGGAAACTTCCTCTGAAATGGTGTAG
- a CDS encoding transposase, which translates to MKPYSVDLREKIVNAYQLGNISVRKLAVNFGVGKAFVQKMLRQYKEKGHVNPGKQGTRKKAVLADSAAQLVALVKKYPDATLSEYCEYWLLTEGQLVSSSMMCRELQKLNLTRKKKRFAAVRQLPIEFNCSGVNTERKSEI; encoded by the coding sequence ATGAAACCATATTCCGTCGATCTGAGAGAAAAAATAGTCAATGCTTATCAGTTAGGAAATATTTCAGTTAGAAAGTTAGCTGTAAACTTTGGTGTTGGTAAAGCTTTTGTACAAAAAATGTTGAGACAGTATAAAGAGAAAGGACATGTTAATCCTGGTAAGCAAGGGACAAGAAAAAAAGCGGTATTAGCAGATTCTGCGGCTCAACTTGTTGCATTGGTAAAAAAGTATCCAGATGCAACTCTCTCTGAATATTGTGAATATTGGCTCTTAACTGAGGGGCAACTAGTGAGTTCCAGCATGATGTGTAGAGAATTGCAAAAATTAAATCTAACTCGTAAAAAAAAACGGTTCGCAGCAGTCAGGCAGCTACCGATAGAGTTCAATTGCTCAGGTGTGAATACAGAGAGAAAGTCAGAGATATAG
- a CDS encoding VWA domain-containing protein, giving the protein MSDRLRNYDIAILLDRSGSMVIEDCPNGKSRWDYARENVEAVAARANKLDSDGITVVVFGSKVKVYENTTPATIQHIYDEVEPIGNTATDSALEALLTPEWFQGRKSGTRKPLIIIAFTDGKPNDQDALEKVIVNAANNIERDEDLGISFVQVGYDKGASEFLDYLDNNLTDKTKLDIVNTKSMEELEEIGVIGLLNAALDD; this is encoded by the coding sequence ATGAGTGATCGTTTGAGAAACTATGACATTGCCATCTTGCTAGATCGTTCTGGCTCGATGGTGATTGAGGATTGTCCCAATGGTAAGTCTCGATGGGACTATGCCCGTGAAAATGTTGAAGCTGTAGCCGCCCGTGCCAATAAACTCGACTCCGATGGGATTACAGTCGTGGTATTCGGAAGCAAGGTCAAAGTATATGAAAACACCACACCAGCGACAATTCAGCACATCTATGATGAGGTAGAGCCTATAGGAAACACGGCTACTGATTCAGCATTAGAAGCATTATTAACACCAGAATGGTTTCAAGGGCGCAAGAGTGGAACTCGCAAGCCGTTGATTATTATTGCTTTTACTGATGGTAAGCCAAACGATCAAGACGCTTTGGAAAAAGTAATTGTTAATGCCGCCAACAATATTGAGCGAGATGAAGATTTGGGTATCTCCTTTGTTCAAGTTGGATATGATAAGGGCGCTTCTGAATTCCTGGACTATCTGGATAACAATCTAACTGATAAAACCAAGTTGGATATTGTTAATACTAAATCTATGGAAGAGTTAGAAGAAATTGGTGTGATTGGGTTACTTAATGCGGCTTTGGATGATTAG
- a CDS encoding IS630 family transposase, with amino-acid sequence MLRCEYREKVRDIEPKNLVFLDEAGLLLGLMRPKARSEKGSRVYDVKPFYRGKKVTIIGAISMDKVLAVMTLDGSMDSNAFRVFIEKLLVPQLWKGAVVIMDNLFAHKIDEITPIIESVGASVINLSSYSPDFNPIEHWWSQLKAFIKTFSPKTTQMVDVLIAIALNLINPMHLRNWFANCCYCTS; translated from the coding sequence TTGCTCAGGTGTGAATACAGAGAGAAAGTCAGAGATATAGAGCCGAAAAATCTGGTTTTTTTGGATGAAGCAGGCTTACTGCTTGGGTTAATGCGTCCAAAAGCTCGTAGTGAAAAAGGAAGTAGAGTATATGATGTAAAACCATTTTATCGAGGTAAAAAAGTCACTATTATCGGCGCAATCAGTATGGATAAAGTATTGGCTGTGATGACACTAGATGGTTCAATGGATAGTAATGCTTTTCGCGTGTTTATAGAAAAGTTGTTAGTGCCTCAATTATGGAAAGGTGCAGTTGTCATAATGGATAACCTATTTGCCCATAAGATCGATGAAATTACGCCCATAATTGAATCTGTTGGTGCCAGTGTCATCAATCTATCTTCTTATTCACCAGATTTTAATCCCATTGAACATTGGTGGTCACAGCTTAAAGCTTTTATCAAAACATTTTCTCCAAAAACTACTCAAATGGTAGATGTATTGATTGCAATTGCTTTAAATCTAATCAATCCTATGCATCTGCGAAATTGGTTTGCTAACTGCTGCTACTGTACTTCATGA
- a CDS encoding cytochrome C → MSNLVKRPTRKLKRRPLGLLLVILAWSLAMGWLLAMASNVQGATPTSEVGTVDVVPAQYQFGQELYLENCATCHIALPPAVFPTQTWKNILQDSQHYGVQLKPLVDPPRILVWKYLSTFSRSLRQDEEIPYRLHNSRYFQALHPGVKLPRPVQASGCVTCHPSASDFNFRRLSREWE, encoded by the coding sequence ATGTCAAATCTTGTTAAGCGTCCCACCCGCAAACTTAAACGCCGTCCCTTGGGTTTACTTTTGGTCATTTTGGCTTGGAGTCTGGCTATGGGCTGGCTTCTGGCTATGGCTAGCAATGTCCAAGGTGCTACTCCCACCTCGGAAGTTGGCACCGTTGATGTCGTCCCTGCACAATACCAATTTGGACAAGAACTGTATTTAGAAAACTGTGCCACTTGTCACATCGCCTTACCACCTGCAGTTTTTCCCACCCAAACTTGGAAAAATATCCTCCAAGACTCCCAGCACTACGGTGTACAACTCAAGCCTTTAGTTGATCCACCGCGTATTTTGGTGTGGAAATATCTTTCAACTTTCTCTCGTTCCCTGCGCCAAGACGAAGAAATACCCTATCGTCTCCATAATTCACGTTATTTTCAAGCTTTGCATCCTGGGGTCAAGTTACCACGTCCGGTACAGGCTAGCGGCTGTGTTACCTGTCATCCTAGTGCAAGTGACTTTAATTTCCGTCGTCTGAGCCGAGAGTGGGAGTGA
- a CDS encoding Hsp70 family protein produces MVSSFSSRERNYRIAIAIDFGTARSGYAYQFFEDKDVKEPIFRNKWPDTNEFYPKTLTEILFRPDGTTVEAWGHTARKRFTQLREEASEKGYIFIDNFKTLLHEGKDRDQDGPFIMREGKKFSVLRLIAEFLRLVKETALKDISETLGGAGLLEENEIRWCLTVPAVWGEDSKQIMRRAAELAGLIGEGTQEAERLLLVLEPEAAAVHCQQVMMRQNESALENGKVIMIVDAGGGTVDITVHEVKGGQGLDELIPCGGGLHGSKYVDKSFREFLARKLSAEAMDEFQAQWPVEYSKLMSETWENIKCGYDATPNWRTSIELPRRLEKILEDKFPEILEQLANAQGGDNTVIRLTNQDMEAIFNSVVNHLIGKVKNQFTALEDRQCDILFLVGGFAGSPLLKKRIQEEFGSRVKRVVIPDRPGAAVLLGAASFGVNPGVVIARRSRLTYGKGCMMPFENGKDPEDKRLPKEIVSKIYQQEEYCDYCNGRFDIFVAADDRVPNDAVVTRSYQIPPNETELTVTFLSTPNPRVRYTDEEGVSEIAQTELRLPFAPKDKSSKLMEIEMHFGLSEVVAYAIDPISGNRERCNFRFSSSY; encoded by the coding sequence GTGGTCAGTAGCTTCAGTTCACGAGAGAGAAATTATCGAATTGCCATTGCTATCGACTTTGGTACAGCCCGATCCGGTTATGCCTATCAATTTTTTGAAGACAAAGATGTAAAAGAGCCTATCTTCCGCAATAAATGGCCAGATACCAATGAGTTTTACCCTAAAACTCTGACTGAGATTTTATTTCGTCCTGACGGTACTACTGTGGAGGCTTGGGGGCATACTGCAAGGAAAAGATTTACTCAACTAAGGGAAGAAGCTTCGGAGAAGGGTTACATCTTTATTGACAATTTCAAGACACTACTCCATGAAGGAAAAGATCGCGATCAAGATGGCCCTTTCATTATGAGGGAAGGTAAGAAATTTTCTGTACTGAGATTGATCGCTGAATTTCTCAGGCTAGTTAAAGAAACTGCTCTCAAAGATATTTCAGAAACTCTTGGTGGAGCAGGTTTGTTGGAAGAAAACGAAATTCGCTGGTGTTTAACTGTCCCAGCAGTTTGGGGAGAAGATAGTAAGCAGATTATGCGTCGTGCAGCCGAATTAGCTGGATTGATTGGGGAAGGAACTCAAGAGGCAGAAAGATTACTTTTAGTTTTAGAACCAGAAGCGGCTGCGGTTCATTGTCAGCAGGTGATGATGCGGCAAAACGAATCTGCCCTAGAAAATGGCAAAGTAATCATGATTGTTGATGCGGGTGGAGGAACAGTTGATATTACTGTTCATGAAGTCAAGGGAGGACAGGGCTTAGATGAATTAATTCCCTGCGGGGGAGGATTGCATGGTTCTAAGTATGTGGACAAGAGCTTTCGAGAATTCCTGGCTCGAAAGCTATCTGCTGAGGCGATGGATGAATTCCAAGCTCAATGGCCTGTAGAATATTCCAAGCTCATGAGCGAAACTTGGGAGAATATTAAATGCGGTTATGATGCAACACCTAACTGGAGAACTTCTATCGAGCTTCCGCGTAGGCTGGAAAAAATTCTTGAGGATAAGTTTCCAGAGATTTTGGAGCAGTTGGCAAATGCTCAAGGTGGCGATAATACGGTAATTCGGCTGACTAACCAAGACATGGAGGCAATCTTTAACTCTGTCGTCAATCACCTAATTGGTAAGGTCAAAAACCAATTTACTGCCCTGGAAGATCGTCAATGCGACATTCTATTTTTGGTAGGTGGATTTGCCGGGTCTCCTTTACTCAAGAAACGTATTCAGGAAGAGTTTGGTAGCAGAGTTAAAAGAGTTGTTATTCCTGATCGCCCTGGTGCTGCTGTTCTTCTCGGTGCAGCTTCTTTTGGGGTAAATCCAGGGGTTGTAATTGCTCGACGATCTAGGCTGACTTATGGCAAAGGCTGTATGATGCCATTTGAAAACGGCAAAGATCCAGAGGATAAGCGCTTACCAAAAGAGATAGTGAGCAAGATCTATCAGCAAGAAGAATACTGCGATTATTGTAATGGAAGATTTGACATCTTTGTTGCCGCTGACGATCGCGTTCCCAATGATGCTGTTGTGACTCGCAGCTATCAAATCCCTCCTAATGAGACAGAATTGACGGTAACGTTTCTCTCAACGCCTAATCCTAGAGTTCGCTACACGGATGAGGAAGGAGTGAGTGAGATTGCTCAAACTGAGTTGCGCTTGCCATTCGCACCTAAAGACAAGTCATCTAAGCTTATGGAAATAGAAATGCACTTTGGTCTTTCGGAAGTCGTTGCTTATGCGATCGATCCCATCAGTGGCAATCGAGAAAGATGCAATTTCAGATTTTCTTCTAGTTACTAA
- a CDS encoding 4Fe-4S single cluster domain-containing protein translates to MTPNKLRIFERRSPVKVLGPFSRAVIWVQGCDFGCKGCIVPESWDRDAGEEIDISELVDWILNQTAIEGITLSGGEPMLQAEALSTLIDQIRTKKDLGVMCYTGFRLEHLQKQGTASQKTLLKKIDLLIDGVYVENLQDDLLWRGSSNQRVLLLSSRYREFLEAQSDRSAGLEFFFTEAGEIGFSGVPTQLNFRQEFESRMSNRAIIVNPK, encoded by the coding sequence ATGACGCCCAATAAGCTGAGGATTTTTGAGCGTAGATCCCCAGTCAAAGTGCTTGGACCTTTTTCCAGGGCTGTAATCTGGGTACAAGGCTGTGATTTCGGTTGCAAAGGCTGTATTGTGCCTGAATCGTGGGATCGAGATGCTGGAGAAGAAATTGATATTTCTGAGCTTGTTGATTGGATACTTAATCAGACAGCTATAGAAGGAATTACCTTGTCTGGTGGCGAACCAATGTTACAGGCAGAAGCCCTATCTACTCTCATCGATCAAATTAGAACGAAGAAAGATTTGGGGGTTATGTGTTACACGGGATTTCGCTTGGAGCATTTACAAAAGCAAGGTACTGCTTCACAAAAAACTCTATTAAAAAAAATCGATCTTTTGATTGATGGAGTATATGTGGAAAATTTACAAGATGACTTGCTCTGGCGTGGTTCTAGCAATCAAAGAGTATTGCTTTTGAGCAGTCGGTATCGAGAGTTTTTAGAAGCTCAAAGTGATCGCTCGGCTGGACTAGAGTTTTTCTTCACAGAAGCCGGTGAAATTGGCTTTTCAGGAGTTCCCACTCAGTTAAACTTCCGCCAAGAATTTGAATCCCGAATGTCCAATCGAGCGATCATCGTCAACCCAAAGTAA